From the Planctomycetota bacterium genome, the window CTGGCCCCATTTGGAATAAATTATTTTTCCTACGTCCTGGTAGGCATTATGGCAGGCGGTTTTTTAGGAGGGACTATCAGCGCCCTTGCCGCCCAGCTGAATGACGAACAAATGATGGGCACCTTTGAGGCGCTTATAAGCACACCAACCGGCATCTACACAATCATGATTGCTATGATGTCGTGGAATTTTATCCTATCCATATTTAATATATTCATTTACGTCATTGCCGGCATTTTCATATTCGGAGTGGATTTCGGCAATATTAACCTGGTTTCAACCGCAGTTATTCTGCTTATTTCCATAATATCGTTTAACGCATTGGGAATGCTTTCGGCAAGTTTTATCATTGCCTTTAAACGGGGCGACCCGGTTTCTTACCTTATGAATATCGGGATGGAGGTTTTGGGCGGCGTATTCTTCCCGATTACGGTTCTCCCGGAATGGGTACGGATTTTTTCTTATATATTCCCGATTACCTATTCGATTAGGTCATTGGAAAAGGCAGTTTATCAGGGGGCAGCGCTTGCAATATTATGGCAGGATGTTTTGATATTGTTATGCATATCTTTGGCATTGATTCCGATTGCCTCGATAGCAATTAAGGCATCGCTTTCTTATGCGCGCCGTAAGGGGACATTAGTGCAATATTGACCTGATTAGGAATAATTGATATAATTTTAGCTATGAAAATA encodes:
- a CDS encoding ABC transporter permease yields the protein MRKIRAYIKKSALNLVSYRFAFALSIFAPIISVVIFFFIDKLFGSQIAPHLAPFGINYFSYVLVGIMAGGFLGGTISALAAQLNDEQMMGTFEALISTPTGIYTIMIAMMSWNFILSIFNIFIYVIAGIFIFGVDFGNINLVSTAVILLISIISFNALGMLSASFIIAFKRGDPVSYLMNIGMEVLGGVFFPITVLPEWVRIFSYIFPITYSIRSLEKAVYQGAALAILWQDVLILLCISLALIPIASIAIKASLSYARRKGTLVQY